The sequence below is a genomic window from Streptomyces sudanensis.
CGCGGTCACCGCGGGCCGGGGGGCCGTCGGGAGGCGTGGGGCACCGCCGCCCGGTGGGCCGCGGAAGCCATCGGTTAACTTGGTCGAAACAAACGGGTCACGCCCGAGAAATCCCCCGTACCTATGGTCGGGTCCAGCGTGGGCCGCCGCACCGGCCGCACGAACGAGCCGCAACCCCGCCCTCCCCCGGGTGGGAGGAGGAGGAGTTGGATGTTCCAGAACGCCGACGAAGCCCAGAAGTTCATCGCGGACGAGGACGTCAAGTTCGTCGACGTCCGGTTCTGCGACCTGCCGGGTGTGATGCAGCACTTCACCATCCCGGCGAAGGCCTTCGACCCGGCCGAGGAGCTGGCCTTCGACGGTTCGTCGATCCGCGGTTTCCAGGCCATCCACGAGTCCGACATGGCCCTGCGCGCGGACCTGTCGACGGCGCGTCTCGACCCGTTCCGCCGGGACAAGACGCTGAACATCAACTTCTTCATCCACGACCCGATCACGGGCGAGCAGTACAGCCGCGACCCGCGCAACATCGCGCGGAAGGCGGAGGCGTACCTCGCCTCCACCGGCATCGCCGAGACGGCGTTCTTCGGCCCGGAGGCGGAGTTCTACGTCTTCGACTCCGTCCGCTTCAACACCTCCGCCAACGAGGGCTTCTACCACATCGACTCCGAGGCGGGCGCCTGGAACACCGGCGCGGTCGAGGACAACCGCGGCTACAAGGTCCGCTACAAGGGCGGCTACTTCCCCGTCCCGCCGGTCGACCACTTCGCCGACCTGCGCGCGGAGATCTCCCTGGAGCTGGAGAAGTCGGGCCTGCAGGTCGAGCGCCAGCACCACGAGGTGGGCACCGCCGGCCAGGCGGAGATCAACTACAAGTTCAACACGCTGCTGGCCGCCGCCGACGACCTGATGCTCTTCAAGTACATCGTGAAGAACGTCGCGTGGCGCAACGGCAAGACGGCGACCTTCATGCCGAAGCCGATCTTCGGCGACAACGGCTCGGGCATGCACGTCCACATGTCCCTGTGGCAGGGCGGCTCCCCGCTCTTCTACGACGAGCAGGGCTACGCCGGCCTGTCGGACATGGCCCGCCACTACATCGGCGGCGTCCTGAAGCACGCCCCGTCGCTGCTGGCCTTCACCAACCCGACGGTCAACTCGTACCACCGCCTGGTGCCGGGCTTCGAGGCGCCGGTGAACCTGGTGTACTCGCAGCGCAACCGCTCGGCCGCGATGCGCATCCCGATCACCGGGGCGAACCCGAAGGCCAAGCGCGTGGAGTTCCGCGCCCCGGACCCGTCCTCCAACCCGTACCTGGCCTTCTCGGCCCTCCTCCTCGCGGGCCTGGACGGCATCAAGAACAAGATCGAGCCGGCGGAGCCGATCGACAAGGACCTGTACGAGCTGGCCCCGGAGGAGCACGCGGGCGTCGCCCAGGTCCCGACCTCCCTCCCCGCGGTCCTGGAGGCCCTGGAGGAGGACAACGAGTACCTCCAGGCGGGCGGCGTCTTCACGTCCGACCTGATCGAGACGTGGATCGACTACAAGCGCACCCACGAGATCGCCCCGATCCAGCTCCGCCCGCACCCGCACGAGTTCGAGCTGTACTTCGACCTGTAGGCCGCGGGCCCGGCCCGTGCGCCGGACCGTCCACGAGGGCCGCCACCCCGGTGAGGGTGGCGGCCCTCGGCGTCGCGCCGGGCGCCCGCCGGAAGGGCGGGGCGGGCGACCGGAGCGTGGTGGGCGAGGGGGTCCGGCGGGGACAGGGCGCCGCCCGCTCCGCCGGACCGCCGGCCGGTCAGTGGGCGGAGCGGATCAGCGAGCGGACCATGCGGCACGTGGTGTCGGACGGGGGGCGTATGTCGAGGTCCCGGGCCGCGGCGCGGATCGTCTCGTCGTCGGCCCCGGAGGCCGCGTACACGCCCGAGTCGAGCAGGGCGATCGCGAGGCGCATGGCCTTCAGGTGGCGGTTGTGGGACACGTACCACTCGCGCGGCCGGCCGGCCGGGAGCGGCTTCTTCCGCAGGGGCTTCCAGGGTTCGAGCGGCAGTGGCGTGACGGTGGCGACGGCCATCGGCGACCTCCCGGTGCGGGGTGTGAAGGCCCTCGCGGACCCTCACCGACTGCTTCGATTCTACCGAGCGGGACTGACAGACGCCCCTGGCCAGAGGGGGTCCGAGGGCTCCGCGGGGGTACGGTGTGCGGCATGGAGATCTGGATCAATCCCGCCTGTTCCAAGTGCCGCGGCGCACTGGAGATCCTCGACGCGGAGGGCGCCGACTACACGGTCCGCCGGTACCTCGAGGACGTGCCGTCCGCCGACGAGATCCGCGACGTCCTCGGCCGGCTCGGCCTGGAGCCGTGGGAGATCGCCCGTACCCAGGAGGCGGACGCGAAGGAGCTGGGGATGCGGGACTGGCCCCGTGACGCGGCGTCCCGCGACCGGTGGATCGAGGCGCTCGCCGCCCGTCCGAAGCTCATCCAGCGGCCCCTCATCACCGCCGACGACGGCACGGCGGTCGTCGGCCGGTCCGAGGAGGCCGTACGGGAGGCCCTCTCCCGGTCGTAGGCGGTACCTGCAGGTCGGCGGTCCGGGCGGCGGCGTCCGCCCGGGGCGCCGGACCGCCGGGCGCGGAGACCCGCGCGGCGGCCGGGCCCGGCCCTCNCCCCCGCCCCGTGGACGCGGCGGTCCGCCGGCGGTCCGCCGAAATCTCCGGGGCCGGATCGGCGGCGCCCGGCGCCGGGACACCGGTACGGAGGGAAAGGGCGCGAGGCGGGCCCGGCCGGTGGACGGCGGCCGGGCGCCGCGGCGTGCGCCGCGGGGCGGTACCGGCGAGCGGGCGTGATCATGACCGAAACCCGCTCCTCGCGGACGGAAGTCCCGCTTCCGGCTGTTCCACCGGTAGCGGAAGTGCTGCGCAGGATGGGGACAGCGGGGCAGAGTCGGAGTCATGAGGCTTCTGATCCTGGGCGGTACGGAGTTCGTGGGGCGCGCCGTGGCCGAGACCGCGCTCGCCCGTGGCTGGGAGGTGACGGTGTTCAACCGGGGGCGGCACGAGCCGCCTCCCGGCGCGGTGGCGCTGCGCGGTGACCGGGCGGCGCCGGACGGGACGGGCCTGTCCGCGTTGCGCGGGGGCGCGTGGGACGCGGTCGTCGACACCTGGTCGGGCGCCCCTTCGGCGGTGCGGGACGCGGCCCGGCTGCTGGCGGGGCGGGCGGGCCGGTACGCCTACGTGTCGAGCTGCTCGGTGTACGAGTGGCCGCGGGTGGCCGAACTGCGCGAGGACAAGCCGGTGGTGGAGGCGTCTTCGGACGACGGGGACGACGTGCCCTACCCGCGCGCCAAGCGGGGCGGGGAGCTGGCGGCGGTCGGGGCGTTCGGCCCGGAGCGGACGCTGCTGGCGCGGGCGGGACTGATCCTGGGGCCGTGGGAGAACGTGGGCCGGCTGCCGTGGTGGCTGAACCGGATCGCGCGCGGCGGGCCGGTCCTCGCGCCGGGACCGCGCGACCTGCCGTTGCAGTACGTCGACGTGCGGGACCTCGCCGCGTGGCTGCTGGACGGCCTCGGAGGCGGACTGGCCGGGCCGTACGACCTGGTGAGCCGGCCGGGGCACGCGACGATGGGGGGACTGCTGGACGCCTGTGTCCGGGCGACCGGTTCGGACGCCGAACTGCGCTGGACCCCGCCCGACCGGATCCTCGCCGCCGGTGTCGAGCCGTGGACGGGACTGCCCGTGTGGGTCCCGCCGGGCGAGGCGCACGACGCGATGCACGGCATCGACGTGGGCAAGGCCCTCGCCTCCGGTCTGCGGTGCCGTCCCGTCGAGGAGACCGTCGCCGACACCTGGGCGTGGCTGCGCGGCCTCGGCGGCGAGGCCCCGCAGCGGGCGGACCGGGACCCGGTGGGCATCACCCCGGAGTTGGAGGCGAGGGTCCTCGGGGCGTAGGGGCGGGTCCGGGCCGCGGTGGGTGCCGCCGTCGCGGACCCGGCGGCGGCCCGGGCGGAGGCGGACCGGATGGGGGCGGACCCGATCGGGGCGGACGGACGGCGGGGCGCCGCCGGGCGGCTGCCGGCGGCCGCGGCGGGGCGTCCGGGTGGAGCCGGCCGGGCGNCCGGGGACGNNGGACGCGGNNCGGCGCCCCGCGCCGATCGGCCCCGGGCGCTGGACCCCGGGCGCCGGGCCCAGGGCGCCGGGCCCGGCCGGGGTCCCTAGGGCAGCAGGAGCCAGTCGGCGCAGAGGGCGGTGAGGAGGCCCGTGCCGAGGAGCCAGGTGCCCAGGCGGGTGCGGCCGTGGCGGCTGAGCTCGATCACCACGCCGCACAGGATCATCGCCAGTCCGTACACGCCGACGACCAGGACCGAGGTCCGGCTCGCCAGGCGCAGCGCGAGGACGGCGGCGAGGGCGACCAGCAGGACCGTCGCGACGACGATCCGCAGCCGGCGTGCCTGGCGCGGGGTCAGGCCGTCGCGGGGCTGCTCGGGCGCG
It includes:
- the glnA gene encoding type I glutamate--ammonia ligase; the protein is MFQNADEAQKFIADEDVKFVDVRFCDLPGVMQHFTIPAKAFDPAEELAFDGSSIRGFQAIHESDMALRADLSTARLDPFRRDKTLNINFFIHDPITGEQYSRDPRNIARKAEAYLASTGIAETAFFGPEAEFYVFDSVRFNTSANEGFYHIDSEAGAWNTGAVEDNRGYKVRYKGGYFPVPPVDHFADLRAEISLELEKSGLQVERQHHEVGTAGQAEINYKFNTLLAAADDLMLFKYIVKNVAWRNGKTATFMPKPIFGDNGSGMHVHMSLWQGGSPLFYDEQGYAGLSDMARHYIGGVLKHAPSLLAFTNPTVNSYHRLVPGFEAPVNLVYSQRNRSAAMRIPITGANPKAKRVEFRAPDPSSNPYLAFSALLLAGLDGIKNKIEPAEPIDKDLYELAPEEHAGVAQVPTSLPAVLEALEEDNEYLQAGGVFTSDLIETWIDYKRTHEIAPIQLRPHPHEFELYFDL
- a CDS encoding arsenate reductase family protein, whose amino-acid sequence is MEIWINPACSKCRGALEILDAEGADYTVRRYLEDVPSADEIRDVLGRLGLEPWEIARTQEADAKELGMRDWPRDAASRDRWIEALAARPKLIQRPLITADDGTAVVGRSEEAVREALSRS
- a CDS encoding reductase, producing the protein MRLLILGGTEFVGRAVAETALARGWEVTVFNRGRHEPPPGAVALRGDRAAPDGTGLSALRGGAWDAVVDTWSGAPSAVRDAARLLAGRAGRYAYVSSCSVYEWPRVAELREDKPVVEASSDDGDDVPYPRAKRGGELAAVGAFGPERTLLARAGLILGPWENVGRLPWWLNRIARGGPVLAPGPRDLPLQYVDVRDLAAWLLDGLGGGLAGPYDLVSRPGHATMGGLLDACVRATGSDAELRWTPPDRILAAGVEPWTGLPVWVPPGEAHDAMHGIDVGKALASGLRCRPVEETVADTWAWLRGLGGEAPQRADRDPVGITPELEARVLGA